Part of the Triticum aestivum cultivar Chinese Spring chromosome 4D, IWGSC CS RefSeq v2.1, whole genome shotgun sequence genome is shown below.
CAATTTCCTCCCCATGTTCAATTAATTCTGGAGTGCTACTTGAGCCTTTTTTTTATGTCTGTATGAATTATATTGCTTTCTATAGGTTCAGAACCATCAGCCTAATGATGTCATGGAGTATGGCAGTGACCCCAAAACAGAGTTCCAACGCTATATCCGGCTCAGCAGTAAAGGTGTGACCTATTGAATGTGCAAGCTTAATGTCAGCAACTAGTTTCCTTATAATGATTTTTTTTCTCTGTTATGCCTTCTGTCTTTGCATATGCAGAGTTATGTTTTTTTTATTTCAATCATGTGGGTGGGTTTAATGATGTCAAAACCTTGCTGTAGTTTCCACTGTTTTAATGTTTTGTATGATTTCTTGGTTATATTACCATTCTGAGTTATGTTGTTctgttattttatttgaagacaTGAAGGGTTACTTATTTGAAGATGCTACTCCTAAGAAAGGTCAACTTTTCGATCATCAGCCTCTACAATTAACAATGATGCATTCTTCTTTTTcctttccatcttcttcttctccacctctcttcttttcttgttctcctttttctttcttctccttcctcctcctcctcttctccttcttcctttcttgttctgtttttcaactttcttcttattcttctttcttttttttcctttttcctcttcttctacttcttcttctttttttcaactttcttcttcttctaattatctaaacctaaatctagcactaacctaaaccaaccactaacctaaacctatcaataacctaattaaacctaaacagcaaagaaaaacagtagaaaaaaacaaaaaaatgctcaccttggctccgggggcagggggtggtggtggacggCCGCGGTTAGGGCAGCGNNNNNNNNNNNNNNNNNNNNNNNNNNNNNNNNNNNNNNNNNNNNNNNNNNNNNNNNNNNNNNNNNNNNNNNNNNNNNNNNNNNNNNNNNNNNNNNNNNNNNNNNNNNNNNNNNNNNNNNNNNNNNNNNNNNNNNNNNNNNNNNNNNNNNNNNNNNNNNNNNNNNNNNNNNNNNNNNNNNNNNNNNNNNNNNNNNNNNNNNNNNNNNNNNNNNNNNNNNNNNNNNNNNNNNNNNNNNNNNNNNNNNNNNNNNNNNNNNNNNNNNNNNNNNNNNNNNNNNNNNNNNNNNNNNNNNNNNNNNNNNNNNNNNNNNNNNNNNNNNNNNNNNNNNNNNNNNNNNNNNNNNNNNNNNNNNNNNNNNNNNNNNNNNNNNNNNNNNNNNNNNNNNNNNNNNNNNNNNNNNNNNNNNNNNNNNNNNNNNNNNNNNNNNNNNNNNNNNNNNNNNNNNNNNNNNNNNNNNNNNNNNNNNNNNNNNNNNNNNNNNNNNNNNNNNNNNNNNNNNNNNNNNNNNNNNNNNNNNNNNNNNNNNNNNNNNNNNNNNNNNNNNNNNNNNNNNNNNNNNNNNNNNNNNNNNNNNNNNNNNNNNNNNNNNNNNNNNNNNNNNNNNNNNNNNNNNNNNNNNNNNNNNNNNNNGGAGGTGGGGCTcggcattactaacaattttttttttatttttttcaaaactactaatgacgcacggtgggtgtggtgcgccattactatgtcaactagtaatggcgcactataccacggtgcgccattagtaacaaaacttttttttactttttttttaaaactactaatggcgcatcaacacaTGGTGCGCTATTAttatatagtaatggcgcatcacatgtctggtgcgccattagtgaccatatcatctatagcccttttcctagtagtgtctccgTCATAATCGTTATCCCGATCCATCTGTACACGTGCAAATATAGTCTTTCATCAATTCAAAAATCATGTAACACAATCGCAAATATAATCATAATATGAATATATCTCCTAGGCTGGGGAGGCGACGGCCAAGTGCGTTGTAGACGCACATACACCACGCGGCCGATGGATTGATCGATCGTCAATGTGCATTTACAGTTGTGTGCGCGTGCTAACCCAATACGCACTGATCAGTtcttttactccctccattccaaattactcgtcgtggttttagtttaattgaactaaaaccacgacgagtaatttggaacgaaggttaaactaaaaccacgacgagtaatttggaacggagggagtacacagcAAACCATGGCGGGAGGCTCGAGAAACCTAGCGCGACGACAACGAACACGTGTCGGCGACCAGATCGATTAGAGGAAGATGGACCTGCGTTCTTGTCGCCGCGGAAAGGGCGTCAACAGTCATCATTGCCGGCGGCGGGGCAGTCAGTGCTCCCCCTCGGCAAGATGACGCCGGTGAAAACGGCGGCGGCAGACGGTCGCCTACCCTAGGGTTTCAACTGCTGGCGGCGGCGGGCCGATGAGTTTTTTTTTTCAAACAACAGTGGGACGGGCGCACGCGGACGGGCTACAGCACCGGGCGGGCGTATGTGACCGCCGCATACGTCGGCGCGGGTGGGCGTACATCGGGCGGGTATGCACCCACCCCGTACGTCGACGCGGGCGGGCGTACGTCGGGCGGTATGCATACACGCTGTGAAATGAGTACGTCGGGGCGTACGTCGGGGCCGTACCGAAGCGCTTCTCAGATGGGTTTCTTTTGATGAGATGCTGCAAGTAGGTTGACGCTTCGATGATGATTTAGTTCAGGTCTTCAGAGTTTAATAGTTAGCTGTTGATCCCGTCCCGGCACAATATCATCGCTAGTTAGTCGATGATGATCCTTCGTTATTGTTCTTTCTTTTACTGGGCTTTCCATTGATTGGATGACGGAACAAAAATAATTTAGTATGAGACACATGCAATTGAACCTGATTATCAACTCTTTAGCCACATCTTACAAATGCATGGAACCTGATTCCTTCATCTAGTATAGCCTCGGTTTGCGCCCTGGAGCTGGACGACATGAACGGCTGATCTTACCACCGTGGTTGCTGTCTTGGCACAAAGTTAGCGATGCTTATTTCTCAAATACCGTCAATGCATTtccgaaaaaagaaaaagaaaaaatataccGTCAATGCAGATTTACAAACAATCACATAGAGTAGAAGACATGTAGTGAAGGACGAGGCTAGAGCCTGGGCCCGGGCGGGCACCAAAGGAATGTGCACCATTTTGCCGGAGACGTAGTTTTCTGTCTCGGGGGCGCGTACACCTCACTTTTCTGTTTGTACGCCCCAACCTTCTGACTCACGCCGCGTCGCGTGTTTGTGCTTGTCAGAGGTGGTTTCTGTAATTGTTGTATGCCATTTTTTTCTTctacctatcaatgcaatgatatgcAAGCCGTTTGCGTATTCGTGAAAAATAACACAATACAACGTTATTACATTATGGCAGAAACACCGTGAATTTCAGTTATCATAAAATTAGGTGCACACAAGGCAAGCCTGGGGGACCTTGTTTCAGTAAAATCTCTACTTTCCTATGTTGACATATGGCCTTTGCGGTCATAACACGGAAACAACACACTTCGCTTGCAAAACCGACGTCTGGCCTTTTTATAATGGCTCATCAAATGAAAGTTAAGATCCAACAGGCAACACGGGGGTCTCTGATTTTTCAGTTTTAGATGTCTTCAGGGGTGCGAGATTTTCGATCAATGTAATTCTCCGATGAACCCCTTAATTTTGCAGTCGTACTATCAATGCACAACTTCCAGAATATGACAGTAACAGGGAATAATTGCAGTTTCAGATTCAGTTCAATGCACATTCCAAGGAAGGCAAGAATATGTCAgacaatatttatttattttctgcagggaaaattttcaatctattcatcttcaatcaggATTGTACAACGAAcaatagaaataataaaaattatatccagatccgtagaccacctagcgacgaccacaagcactgaagcgagccgaaggcgcgccgctgtcatcgcccctccctcgccggagccgggcaaaccttattgtagtagacagtcgggaagtcgtcgtgctaaggccccatagaaccaacgcaccagaacagcaaccgtcgccgatgaagagtgtagatcaaaaggatccaacccgaagacacacgaacgaagacgaacgacgaatagatccgagcaaatccatcaaagacagatccgccggagGCACACCTCCACACGCCTACCAATGATGTTAGACACATCACCGGAACGGGGACTAcacggggagacctttattccatcttcagggagcctcGCCTTTCtgaacaggacacaaaccctaacaaagttcgaaaaaggatctaaaaacggagccctcccaccggcaagggccgagatccactctgcctccatggccctaaggccaccggatacgggacggaccggcggcggcgccggctggCTAGGTCACGTACGAGTTGGAGTTGCTGACATTCACTGGGAGAGGGATGGCAAACGAACCCTCTTAGGCCTTCTTCGGTCcaggataggattatcataggaaatgagcatgtatctcaaatcctatgagtaggaataggaaaataGGTTCACATCATAGAAATTTTTTTATTGAGTCTAGgctcatgtttatttttctttgaaatgtggaggatatgaaccccctatgtaggaataggaaacCATTTCTAtcaaccaaagggctctaaagaaaATATCTCTATTAAGAATCATATCCCTGTTTGGTTCGCCTGTGTGAAAAATCTGTTGTGGAAAAACagctgtggaaaatctgatgtgaaaaagatgtaggtcatttggcaaactagctgatacagctttttcagattttggcctgcagcggaatcagattttggaaagcacgtcctgggctgcttccgcttttgATTCAGATTTTGACAGCGGATTTCTAGAATCGGATTCTGGTGagttcgccctttggttcagattctgctgcgcggTAGCGGAATCCGTCGATAAAAACTGAACCAAACATGGCCAAAATCATCCAAACCAAAAGAGGCCTTAATGGCAGTTTTAGTCGATCTCTTCATATAAACACTCACGTTGCCTCtgatggaacggagggagtatgtcagtAAAATCGTTCACAAGTGACACCCCTCTTGGAAACGCACGGGCTCTTGCTAGTCACCCTAATTTAATGGTATATAAAACTTTCCATACATAATTCGACCAAAGTCCAAATAGTACCACACCCACAATGGAAAGCATGACAGATATAACTGTCCCAAAATCTAAGTAATAACCTAGCTGATCAATGATGATACGTATGAAGATATCTAACTGAACTAAGCGGCCCTGCTGTCCTTGGATGCGTTGACGGCGGCCTGTCCCCTGAGCCTGCCGGTCCTCCGCGCCCCGACCTGTCCAACCTTCTGCCCGGGAGGCGCGTCGCGGCGGACCGTGGACGCGTGCCCGATGTGCTGGTGGTTGCCTCCTCCGTGCGGGTGGTCGACGGGGTTCATGGCGACGCCGCGCACCCTGGGCCAGCTGTTCCTCTTCACCCTGAACTTGTGGTACGCTCTGCCCGCCTTGAGCAGCGGCTTCTCCGTCCTCCCGCCGCCGGCCACCTGCCCCACCATCGCCCTGCACCCGCTCTGCACCACCTTCTTCGCCCCCGACGGCAGCTTGAtcctgcacgcacgcacgcacggttGCAAACAAGTCAGATCAATCTACTAGTCCCTGACTGACATCCACGCATGCAACTATGAAAGACCAATCTGAAGCTTCAGAAACTTGCCTGGTGGTGCCGTTTTCGGAGTTGTGGCTGATGACGATGGCGTAGTCGCCCGAGGCGCGGGCGAGGGCGCCGCGGTCGCCGACGTGCTGCTCGACGTTGCAGACGACGGCGCCCTCGGGGAGGGACGCGAGCGGGAGCACGTTGCCGATGGCGACGACGGCGCGGCGGCCGCAGTAGACGGACTGCCCCGTGTACATGCCCTCGGCGGCCACGAAGAGCTCCTTCCGGTGCTTGTAGCGGACGGGATCGCGGAAGTCGAGGCGGGCTAGCGGCGCGCCGCGGCCGGGGTCGTGCACGATGTCCGTCACCACGCCCTTGAGGTACCCGTTCCGCTCGCCGTAGTCCAGCGCCCGGAACCGCGCCGGGCCCTGGCGGTGGTGCGTGTGCGACTTGAACACCGAGCCCGCGCCCTTGCGCTGCGCCCTGATCACGCGGCCCATcttctcctcttctcctcttctccGGCGGCGGGAGCGAGGGTTTTGCGTTCGTACGTGGGACGTGAAGGCGTAGGCGCGAGACGGCCGCGTGCATATATAGGCTTCGGTGGAGTATGGCCTACAGAAGGAAAACGTTTAAAATCATCCGGACGATTTCTTCCGGAAATCATCCGCCTCTGGTGGTCGCCACGCGTTCAGGTGGGGGACCACGCACCGCTTCCTCGAGAGCCACTCGTTCCCTTTGCCTTATCCCTTGGGCGGTCGTCTCCTACCTCTCCCTCATTTCTTTTCCATCCCTCCGCTAGAAAGTAGCACCACAGCTCGCCAGCTGCCGGTGCTGAACCTCGCCGCGCTCCCATTGTCCTCCACAACACCAGCTCCTACCACCGCACCGCCCCTGCTGCTTCACCCCGCGTTGGAGCAGCAACCATGCTGCAGGCGCCCTCGTTGCAGCCGTGGAGGGAGGAGCTTCTCGGTCCCGCAGCAGCAGCGGCGACGACCAGCGACTCGCTGTCACGCAGCTCACCATCAGCTTGCAGCAACGACGTTTGCCGGTAACGGCAGCGGCTGCAATCCGCTCGTCGCCGTCGTGTGCTTCGTCGGAGCACCTCGTGACTGCAATGGAGCTCCGCCGCGGCTGCAGTGGAGCGCGGCCGGGGATGCAATGGAGCTCCGCCGCGGCTGCAGTGGGGCGCGGCCGGGGATGCAATGGAGCTTCGTCGGAAACGCCGCGCACCGGTGGCTGCAATGGAGCTCCGCGTTggctgcaatggagcttcgtcGGAACGCCGCGCGCCGGTGGCTGCAATGAAGCTCCGTCGCGGCTGCAATGGAGCACGGCGGGGGCggcaatggagcttcgccgggaCGCCGGGGGTCGTCGGCGCTGCAATGGAGCCGCGACGGAGCACCGTCGTGCCGTCCGTGCTGCAATGAGGTTTCAATGGAGCACTACCGAGGTCGTCGGCGCTGCAATGGAGCCGCAACAGAGCACCGTCGTGCCTGGCCATGCTGCGATGATGTTTCATTGGAGCACCGCCGAGGTCGTTGGAGCTGCGACGGAGCATCTCTGGGCTGCCGGCGCTGCAGTGGAGCGACAGGAGACAGGCTCACAGACAGCGGGCAGTAGCAGCACCGGCCACCGATGATGGAGCGAGGCTGCGGAAGTGCTATGCGGAATCTGTGGAGGAGAAAAGGATGGCTGTGATGAATTGCATCTAACGGTCATGGAGGCGGTTTATAAATTAAGAGAATCATCCGACCTACGCCTAGCACCGGCCCCTATGGAAAGCGTGGTCGAGGGCTGCGATTGGTGCACGGGAGGGGTCTGGCTGTCCGCCGTCCGATTCGATCGCTCTGTTTTGTAGTTGGTGGGACCAAGCAGCTCGTGTTCGATCCGGCCACCAACCACGCctgcctttttctttctttctttttgagaACCAGGATTTCCAGTTGCATTCGTGAACAATGTCTAGAGAATGATCAACATTTGTAGCATGCGACGTGATCAACATTTGTAGCATGACATCCCTTTACTTCTGTCCCCCTCGGGGGTCCTGAGTTTGGCATCGAGTCTCAGGCATAAGACTGTGAAAAGTCACGTAGTCTCTCAGCCCATGACTCTTTAAAATCAACATTCTTGATGTCGCTCTCTGTGGCGACTTCAAAATCAATAGTCTCAACATTTTATCCAGTTCATGGTGTCGACATGGACTTTTTTCTCGCCAAGATTGATGCCTCGTCGTTCATGTTGTCGCCTCTTATCACTAAGCTTGTTGTCCTCGCCATTTACATTGCCGCTCTCATCACCAAGCTTGTTGCCCTCGCCATTCACGTTGTTAATGTGCTCGCCTTGATCGTTGGTTCCCGTGGCAGCACTCGCCAAGAAAATTGTTCACAAATAACACCCCTCCTCGAAACACACAGGCTTCTTGCTAGTCACCCTAATTTAAGAGTATATATAAAACTTCCCATACATAATTCAACCGAAGTCCAAATAGTACCACATCCACAATGGAAAGCATGACAGATATAACAGTCCCAAAATCTAAGTAATAACCTAGTTGATCGATGATGATACGTATGAAGATCTCTAATTGAACTAAGCGGCCCTGATGTCTGATTGGTTGGGTTTGGCTGTCTGCCGTCCCATTCACTCTGGTTTATGGTTGGTGGGACCGAGCTGCTCATGTTCGATCCAGTCGCCAACCACACctgtctttttctttctttcttttttatttgagaACCAGGATTTTAGGTTGCATTCGTGAACAATGTCTATGGTCTGATTTTGTTCAACTCAAAAATGGAGAGTCTGATTTTGTTGTTGCATGAATATGTATTTCGTGCAACATACATTAAGCACAACATGATTATGAAAGTTCACGTTGAAGTCATGTTAGATATGAAATTACACCAACAAACATGAAGTACTAAACATAGAGTACTAACAACTTTAATTACATAATCATTTTTACATCATCTTTGCATCATGCGACGTGATCAACATTTGTAGCATGCCATCCCTTTACTTCTATCTCTCTCGGGGTCCTGAGTTTGGCATCGAGTCTCAGGCATAAGACTGTGAAAAGTCACATAGTCTCTCAGCCCATGACTCTTTGAAATCAACATTCTTGATGTCACTATCCACTTTGCAAGCGGCGACTTCAAAATCAATAGTCTCAATGTCGCTATCCAGCTCAATAGCACCGACGTGGACTTTTTACTCGCCAAGATTGATGCCTCGCCATTCATGTTGCCGCCTCTTATCACTAAGCTTGTTGTCATCGCCATTTACGTTGTCACTCTCATCACTAAGCTTGTTGCCCTCGCCATTCACATTGTCCGTGTGCTCGCCTTGATCGTTGCCTCCCATGGCAGCGCTAGGAGTCAGAACAAGTGATGCCAAAGTTATATGCATGGGGACATGTATACAAACTACGGTGAAACCTAGTGCAATTAACAAAAAAATTGTGATGTTTCTCGACATCTTGGACATCATATAGCTTTGCCACTGATTGCCTAGGTAGCCTTTGTCCTCCTCGATATGGCCAAGGTACACCGCAAGCATTTCTTGCCCTGCCTTGGGAGAAATTACACCCAGTGCTATGGACACCACGACATCATTGACGACGGTGATTCACACCTTGAAAGAAGACACAAGCATCGGCTGCGACCGTATCACACAAAGAGTGGCTAGCGAGCTTCGCATCATTGTAGACTGTAGGCGATGACAAGTACTCATCTTTGGAGACGCCGTGGACAACGACGCATTGATCAAAATCAATGCCAAGCTCAAGGACCTCCTTTGTGTCAATGTCATCTAATCCACCACGCTCGCAGTCTTCTTCCTCCTGACTGAACAACCCCATTCTTGGATCCTCTTCTTCCCCTAATTGAACAAGGCCATTGTCAGGTCATTCATCAGATTATGTTATTCTTCCGGTTAACTAAACATATTCATTTCTTAGATGAAAGGGTGACTTGCGAATTTGTTTGGAAGATATGTGTGGCTAGCAAATTTTGAAAGAAATTAAGTTTTCTTGGAAAAGGACCAGATCTATTATAAAGAGTCACCTGAAGTACAAAGCacttcaaacataataaaaattacatcgggGTTCATGGACCACGAACAACCATTGTCACCGCCAGAACGAGCCGGCGATGCGTTGATGTTGCCGCTCCATACCGGAGCCGGTCTGGCCTTGAGGTGACAGCCATGAAGTCTCTGCGCACGTGCCCGTAATAACCAGCGCCCTGGAGACGCATTTGTCCATGTTGAATCCTTTAATTGATCTAAGGACCTGACATCAAACCTGGTCGTCGCATACACACGCGCGAGAAATCCTAACCTCGTTGCCCCGAGGAGCCGGCGGGAATCTACGCCGGAGTTTCATCTAATCTGACCCGATGGACTAACTTGAAGAGGATTGAAATCTGGAAGATTGGCTTGAAGAAGCGCATCCATCCGTTCGAGTGTCGCCCCTGCAGGGACTAAAAcgctaactgttggggaacgtagtaatttcaaaaaaattcctacgcacacgcaagatcatggtgatgcatagcaacgagaggggagagtgttgtctacgtaccctcgtagaccgtaagcggaagcgttttatcaacgcggttgatgtagtcgtacgtcttcacgatccgaccgatccaagtaccgaacgcacggcacctccgagttttgcacacgttcaggtcgatgacgtcctcgccttctcgatccagcaagaggggcgaagtagtagatgagttccggcagcacgacggcgtggtgacggtgttggtgaagaacaatctccgcagggcttcgcctaagcactacgaaaactatgacagaggataaactagaggggatggggttgccggcacacgggttggtgtttcttgatgtgtctcaggtgctagccctacccctctatttatatgttgagccttggggtcgaaacttggagtaaaagcctccacaaagttggtttcacccgaaaggcaagagtccttctcggactccagggccagacgtcaGGGTtctcggcgtctggacccagacgccagggaccctggcgtctggcccctggactccgcaaaacttccttttgcgcttttcaaaaacctcgtgggctttcctctttggcccaaataaagtgttctcatgcccaaacatttcgggaaacatccggaaccccttccgatggattccggaacctttccgaagatcaaacactactatccacatatcaatctttacttccagaccattccggagttcctcgtcatatccgtgatctcatccaaaactccgaacaacattcggtcaccaacatacataactcatagtactatatcgtcaacgaacgttaagcgtgcggaccctacgggttcgagaactatgtagacatgaccgagacacctctctggtcaataaccaatagcgggacctggatgcccatattggcttctacatattctacgaagatctttatcggccagaccgcataacaacatacattgttccctttgtcatcggtatgttacttgcccgagattcgatcgtcggtatctcaatacctagttcaatctcgttaccggcaagtcactttactcgtttcgtaatacatcatcccgcaactaactcattagttgcaatgcttgcaaggcttatagtgatgtgcattaccgagtgggcccagag
Proteins encoded:
- the LOC123098674 gene encoding 60S ribosomal protein L8-like — translated: MGRVIRAQRKGAGSVFKSHTHHRQGPARFRALDYGERNGYLKGVVTDIVHDPGRGAPLARLDFRDPVRYKHRKELFVAAEGMYTGQSVYCGRRAVVAIGNVLPLASLPEGAVVCNVEQHVGDRGALARASGDYAIVISHNSENGTTRIKLPSGAKKVVQSGCRAMVGQVAGGGRTEKPLLKAGRAYHKFRVKRNSWPRVRGVAMNPVDHPHGGGNHQHIGHASTVRRDAPPGQKVGQVGARRTGRLRGQAAVNASKDSRAA